CCGGCTTGCTCTCAAGCATGTTCCCGAAGATTGTCTCTATGATGGGAAGAATGTCATTTGGGAATCCATCGAACAAATCTCGTCTCTTCTGCGCGATATGGTGATGGCCCCGCCGTTCCCCGACCCGCAAAGCGATAGTGCCGTTATTTCGGCAGCTATCAAGCGGTTTGTCGAACATGCCGGTTTTCTGTACCGGGGTGAACGTGGCTTGGTCACATTCACTTGGGGCGGGCATCGGATAACCCGTGAAGAATATGATTTTGCCAAAGAAGTCGCCTATTGGCTTGCGCTGTTTATTCCCGACATTGAAACCATAACGGGATGCGGTGCCGGTATTATGAAGGCTCCATTCAAAGGGTCGCAAGGAGCATATGGCAAACAGCGGACGATCGAACGTTTCGGACCACGGGATTTCATCGGATTTACCGAGAAGAATATTCTTGCTGCCGAACCGCCCAACGAAGTCGTCAATCGTTTTCTCGTTTTCCCGAATATTGAATACCGAATGGAAGCATTCATTCGCGGGGCACACCGAGGGCGCGTGCATCCTGGGGGTGTTGGTACCCTTGAAGAAATCCTGACGATGCTTGCTGTACTCTCACAACCTGAAAATCAGGGTATGCCCTATGCCTTTGATTTGGTTGAACGCGAGGGAGGGAGTTATTTCAAGACACTGGATGGCTATTTAAAACTGTGTTTGAAAGATCGCGTCGAGGGATTGTATAATATTCATAGAGGGGCGCCGACCCTGTATGCACAGTCCATGGCTGAGCAGACCAGAACACAGAACACGAAATTTCTTTGGAACGACGAGCTGGTCTTCGATTCCAGGCTTCAGCATCCGTTCAAGGTGACGTTCGAGTCCATGGAGAACAATATCTGGCTCTCGCGCGACCAATCGCCACTTGATTTGTTGATTCACATGCGCCGTGTATTTTCGGCTATTGTTCATCTCGCCATTAAAGATCCCGACATGCTCCTTTCATGGAAAGACGAACGCCCTCGTTTGAGCGGTGATCGAGATATTGTAAAAGCGACGTATGACCTGATCCAGGCGCTTGTCGCCCAGCGTCGTATCCATCCTCTCATCCGGGATCGCCTGCCGTTTCGCATTGAATAACATGCACGTATTACGTGTCATGCGCTGGCGAGCTTGTTTTGACAGCATCCATTCTCGGGAATATGAAACCCGGCATGGCCGATATCACACTTCCTGACCTCCCGCCGTGGGCGAATTCGTTAAAAGATCAGTTCGCCTTTGAGACGCAAATGCGTGGTGTCACCTACTTTAAAGCAGGCAAGGTGACACTTTTGCGTGCCGATGACGAGAGTATTGATGCGGTCGTCAAAGGAACGCAGCCGTATATTGTCAAAGTGGTACACGGCAATTCCAATGCGGTGGGAAGGAACGATGATCTGCATGTGTCGTGTTCTTGTCCCCATTTTGCACGGGGATATCTTTGCAAGCATTTGTTTGCCACGCTGTTGGCGGCTGGTGAGAACAAGGCAATCCAAACTTCGCCTCGGACCCGCTCAACGAGACGAGGTGAAACGCAGGATTGGCGCAAGTTATTGCGATTGCCGTCAGAGCCGACTGCATCGTCAGATATCGCGTTCAGCAATAGCGGTGGCGATTGGAAGATTTCCTACCTCCTTGATTTCGAATGGCAACAAGTCAGTGTTACGGCTGTTAAACAGCGGATATTGAAAAATGGTCAGCCGGGAAAGCAGATGTCACGGGTGTTGGCCAATATTCTTGATAGCGACGAATTGCCTGAGGTCGACCGTCGTGTTCTGGAAGCCCTGGTGCACATACAGCATGTTTCTGCTTTGAAGCGACGAGATTACTGGGGGGCACGCAACCGCAACGTCGGTTTGCATGATTTACTGATTGACCGTTTGACGGCCAGAACTCTTTTTCCTGATCTTGCCGCGACCGGGCGATGTTGTTTTCGAGCGCATGGCAGACGTATCGCGGATCCTCTTCGTCTCGGTTCCCCAATGGAGGCTGAGATCACCTATGAGGTGGATGCAGCAAGTGTGACTCCGGGAAGCAAGCATCTGGAATATATTCCAATGATTCAACTGGCGGACGAAATCATTCCGTTTGAGCAGATAAAACATCGGTTTTTGGGACGGCCACTATACCTTGTGTACAACGAACGTCTTTACAGCTTGGCCGATGTCGACAGTACATGGGGCCAAGCGATGCAGGATGCCGGGTATCGTGTCCGTGTTCCCAAAACGGAAGTGAAAGAATTGTATATGGCCGGCATTGAACAACAAGGTCCTGCTCTCCCTGTTCCCGAGGAATTCGCTCCGGTTTTGCTCGATATGCCTCCACCCGCCCCTTGCCTGGAGATTGACCCTCCCCATGTGGGAGAAGCAATTTCAGCAAGCATGTTCTTTGATTATGCTGGCAAAGAGATCGATGCCCGCGACACTCGTTCAGCGCTTCTTGACGTTGATTCCTGGACACGGATCGAGCGTCAACCCGAAGAGGAAGCCTTGCTGACGGAACGGCTTCTGCAAATTGGTGCGACTGCTGAGGAGACCGGTTTCACCGTGCCCGGAGATTCGTTGTTCGAAGCACTCGAAGCGCTTGCTCCCTTGATGGAGGCTGGTTGGCGCGTACGGGGGAGGGATCAACGGGTCTTCGCTCCAAAAGGGACTTGCGCTGTCCGTATTGCATCATCGGGGATGGATTGGTTCGACCTGGAAGGGGATGTCACCTTCGGTGACCTCATTATTCCCTTGCCCAAGGCGATACGGGTGTG
This genomic window from Desulfovibrio inopinatus DSM 10711 contains:
- a CDS encoding pyrimidine/purine nucleotide monophosphate nucleosidase domain-containing protein, whose product is MKTELYLPLVPRRFGVREISREMALDIERSLADPTNRLQEMIAALINVHKADMNDLREIRHKFRGMTVELIHIANEYRLALKHVPEDCLYDGKNVIWESIEQISSLLRDMVMAPPFPDPQSDSAVISAAIKRFVEHAGFLYRGERGLVTFTWGGHRITREEYDFAKEVAYWLALFIPDIETITGCGAGIMKAPFKGSQGAYGKQRTIERFGPRDFIGFTEKNILAAEPPNEVVNRFLVFPNIEYRMEAFIRGAHRGRVHPGGVGTLEEILTMLAVLSQPENQGMPYAFDLVEREGGSYFKTLDGYLKLCLKDRVEGLYNIHRGAPTLYAQSMAEQTRTQNTKFLWNDELVFDSRLQHPFKVTFESMENNIWLSRDQSPLDLLIHMRRVFSAIVHLAIKDPDMLLSWKDERPRLSGDRDIVKATYDLIQALVAQRRIHPLIRDRLPFRIE